The following proteins are co-located in the Vigna unguiculata cultivar IT97K-499-35 chromosome 9, ASM411807v1, whole genome shotgun sequence genome:
- the LOC114163513 gene encoding uncharacterized protein LOC114163513, whose product MEERGEPVTWEAFRGRFLSEYIPDSVKYAKEMEFLQLTKGGKSVTEYAERFKHLSRFYTLSLDEEWRCRKFENDLRGDIRLMMKNEVEGQRSQQPQRIGGPSGSKPRHDEWRRPYDKPHHQPQGSRGPPPQQSRVQCYICGGPHLRSACPRMEGYCRCNNCGKEGHFGKDCPTLARAVARPPVQASHQHQRRDRGNRPQATGRVYAMTRAEATGLGNIVMGRCMIAGESLCVLFDSGATHSFVSFAYVERLGLTVRELQCELAVSTPTSGLVRTSSLCARLPLEVEGRRYRVNLICLPLQELEVILGMD is encoded by the exons atggaggagcGAGGAGAGCCTGTGACTTGGGAGGCCTTCAGGGGGAGATTCCTCTCCGAGTACATTCCAGATAGTGTCAAATATGCTAAGGAGATGGAGTTCCTCCAGCTCACTAAGGGGGGGAAGTCTGTGACGGAatatgctgagaggttcaaacacctcagccgCTTCTATACACTGTCGCTtgatgaggagtggagatgtCGAAAATTTGAGAACGACCTTAGGGGagatattcgcttgatg atgaagaatgaggtaGAGGGCCAGCGATCTCAGCAGCCtcagaggattggtggaccatctgggtccaagcccaGACATGACGAGTGGAGGAGACCATACGACAAACCTCATCATCAGCctcaggggtctaggggtcCTCCTCCCCAGCAGAGTCGAGTTCAGTGCTATATATGTGGAGGTCCTCATCTGAGGAGCGCTTGCCCACGCATGGAGGGCTACTGCAGATGCAACAATTGTGGCAAggagggccactttgggaaggattgtcCCACCCTTGCTAGGGCAGTagcacgccctccagttcaggcTTCTCACCAGCACCAGCGGAGAGatagaggcaacaggcctcaggcgacgggcagGGTATATGCCATGACCAGAGCAGAGGCTACAGGCTTAGGTAACATTGTTATGGGTCGATGTATGATAGCGGGTGAATCTTTGTGTGTACTgtttgattctggagcgacacactcatttgtgtcatTTGCTTATGTGGAGCGTTTGGGTTTGACGGTGCGCGAGCTGCAGTGTGAACTTGCAGTATCTACCCCGacatcgggtttggtcaggacgtcgtccttgtgtgctaggcttccACTGGAGGTAGAGGGACGTAGGTACAGGGTGAACTTGATCTGTCTGCCTCTACAAGAGTTAGAGGTGATCTTAGGAATGGATTGA
- the LOC114195900 gene encoding protein TAPETUM DETERMINANT 1-like isoform X2 — MEQHSVQRIVVVLLTVSLFSLTPLAVSTGLAGGTTLSGTIVSLSSRRVEEGNKKLHSSHRKLLTGGNGKMEPDRIWGEKCSKSDIVINQGPTAPLPSGIPTYTVEIMNMCVSGCDISGIHLRCGWFSSARLINPKVFKRLRYNDCLVNDGRPLINGATISFQYANTFLYPLSVSSVICV, encoded by the exons ATGGAACAGCATTCGGTTCAACGAATCGTCGTCGTTTTGCTAACCGTCTCCTTGTTCTCCCTCACACCCCTTGCCGTTTCAACAG GTTTGGCTGGTGGGACGACTCTTTCGGGAACCATTGTCTCCTTATCATCGCGTCGTGTAGAGGAAGGGAACAAGAAGCTCCATAGCTCGCATCGCAAACTTCTTACTGGCG GGAATGGAAAGATGGAACCGGACCGAATATGGGGTGAGAAATGCAGCAAGTCTGATATAGTGATAAACCAGGGCCCCACGGCCCCACTCCCAAGTGGCATTCCCACGTACACGGTGGAGATCATGAACATGTGCGTGAGTGGATGCGACATCTCTGGCATTCACCTGAGGTGCGGCTGGTTCAGCTCTGCACGCCTCATCAACCCCAAGGTCTTTAAGCGCCTCCGTTACAACGATTGCCTCGTCAATGATGGCAGACCCTTGATCAACGGTGCCACCATTTCATTCCAATATGCCAACACCTTCCTCTACCCTCTTTCCGTTTCCTCTGTCATCTGTGTCtga
- the LOC114195900 gene encoding protein TAPETUM DETERMINANT 1-like isoform X1: MCKFTSNFRTPRRARCFMEQHSVQRIVVVLLTVSLFSLTPLAVSTGLAGGTTLSGTIVSLSSRRVEEGNKKLHSSHRKLLTGGNGKMEPDRIWGEKCSKSDIVINQGPTAPLPSGIPTYTVEIMNMCVSGCDISGIHLRCGWFSSARLINPKVFKRLRYNDCLVNDGRPLINGATISFQYANTFLYPLSVSSVICV, from the exons ATGTGTA AATTCACTTCCAACTTCCGAACGCCTCGCCGTGCTCGTTGTTTCATGGAACAGCATTCGGTTCAACGAATCGTCGTCGTTTTGCTAACCGTCTCCTTGTTCTCCCTCACACCCCTTGCCGTTTCAACAG GTTTGGCTGGTGGGACGACTCTTTCGGGAACCATTGTCTCCTTATCATCGCGTCGTGTAGAGGAAGGGAACAAGAAGCTCCATAGCTCGCATCGCAAACTTCTTACTGGCG GGAATGGAAAGATGGAACCGGACCGAATATGGGGTGAGAAATGCAGCAAGTCTGATATAGTGATAAACCAGGGCCCCACGGCCCCACTCCCAAGTGGCATTCCCACGTACACGGTGGAGATCATGAACATGTGCGTGAGTGGATGCGACATCTCTGGCATTCACCTGAGGTGCGGCTGGTTCAGCTCTGCACGCCTCATCAACCCCAAGGTCTTTAAGCGCCTCCGTTACAACGATTGCCTCGTCAATGATGGCAGACCCTTGATCAACGGTGCCACCATTTCATTCCAATATGCCAACACCTTCCTCTACCCTCTTTCCGTTTCCTCTGTCATCTGTGTCtga